The following proteins come from a genomic window of Kitasatospora sp. NBC_01246:
- a CDS encoding NAD(P)/FAD-dependent oxidoreductase, producing the protein MAKNSADVVVIGGGPAGAVSAFVLAKQGHSVVLLERDEFPRFHIGESLLPYMMGLFDRIGLREALESRGYVPKFGGEFIDPTEKKFFSGVFRADFSKQGEGRFDRAFQVERARFDAMLVEEAAKAGAEVHLGAGVKDLLMEGDRMVGVSYEKDGEEHEVRATYVIDASGRSGRIANKFGLRKTLEKLRMVGVFRHYEGLDEKHNLGAEGDIQVGAHNDGWVWAIPISKEVISVGTVMPRDTFRAAGSPEAAFDEHLNRVPRITARLTGTRPSMDLKIETDYCYHADTVTGPGWVMVGDAGCFGDPMFSGGVLVATATATRAAETLDAALKSPADADALIDEYSNYFKTGYDTYIRLIHAFYDGELVSVAADAGRTTSRDALERYLIRLIGGDFWSEHNAVAQEMRRRPEWDTFAPFQRVFGCPSYPQLDEHDRKERAEARILRVTTGQ; encoded by the coding sequence ATGGCGAAGAACTCGGCCGATGTGGTTGTCATCGGCGGCGGCCCGGCCGGCGCGGTCAGCGCCTTTGTCCTGGCCAAGCAGGGTCATTCCGTGGTGCTCCTGGAGCGCGACGAGTTTCCGCGCTTCCACATCGGTGAGTCCCTGCTGCCCTACATGATGGGGCTTTTCGACCGGATCGGCCTGCGCGAGGCGCTGGAATCCCGCGGATACGTCCCGAAGTTCGGTGGCGAATTCATCGACCCGACGGAGAAGAAGTTCTTCTCGGGCGTCTTCCGCGCGGACTTCAGCAAGCAGGGCGAGGGGCGCTTCGACCGCGCCTTCCAGGTCGAGCGGGCCCGGTTCGACGCGATGCTCGTCGAGGAGGCGGCCAAGGCGGGCGCCGAGGTCCACCTGGGCGCCGGCGTCAAGGACCTGCTGATGGAGGGCGACCGGATGGTCGGCGTCAGCTACGAGAAGGACGGCGAGGAGCACGAGGTCCGGGCGACCTACGTGATCGACGCCAGCGGCCGGTCCGGGCGGATCGCCAACAAGTTCGGGCTCCGCAAGACGCTGGAGAAGCTCCGGATGGTCGGGGTGTTCCGGCACTACGAGGGCCTCGACGAGAAGCACAACCTCGGGGCCGAGGGCGACATCCAGGTCGGCGCGCACAACGACGGCTGGGTGTGGGCGATCCCGATCTCCAAGGAGGTCATCAGCGTCGGCACCGTGATGCCGCGTGACACCTTCCGGGCGGCGGGCTCGCCGGAGGCGGCGTTCGACGAGCACCTGAACCGGGTGCCGCGGATCACCGCGCGGCTCACCGGCACCCGGCCGAGCATGGACCTCAAGATCGAGACCGACTACTGCTACCACGCGGACACCGTCACCGGCCCCGGCTGGGTGATGGTCGGCGACGCGGGCTGCTTCGGCGACCCGATGTTCTCCGGCGGCGTGCTGGTCGCGACCGCCACCGCCACCCGCGCCGCCGAGACCCTCGACGCGGCGCTGAAGTCCCCGGCGGACGCCGACGCGCTGATCGACGAGTACTCGAACTACTTCAAGACCGGGTACGACACCTACATCCGGCTGATCCACGCCTTCTACGACGGCGAGCTGGTCTCGGTGGCCGCCGACGCCGGCCGGACCACCTCCCGCGACGCGCTGGAGCGCTACCTGATCCGGCTGATCGGCGGCGACTTCTGGAGCGAGCACAACGCCGTCGCCCAGGAGATGCGCCGGCGCCCGGAGTGGGACACCTTCGCGCCGTTCCAGCGGGTCTTCGGCTGCCCGTC
- a CDS encoding arylamine N-acetyltransferase: protein MNDPERAALIRLADKRGDDDVFDADAYLRRIGCAGQTRVDIETLRTLHKRHLMAIPYNIAAQDFTDGINLVDLDEDAVFETAVVEGRGGTCFQLNRLFFRLLGTLGYEVSLMAASTAEGRENFGTEIEHMFVRVALDGAEWLVDVGYPGPSYLEPLLVTDAVQTQYGCQYRLVDRGDGETALQRRGRVTRWSVVYTFKLLPRRWSDWKALEDRARENPAPPPEGDMQGVLYGRAFEDGQAVLKGRRHLTVRDGRERVRTVVDDDEHRVLVDTIVSGDLP, encoded by the coding sequence ATGAACGACCCCGAACGAGCGGCCCTGATCCGGCTCGCGGACAAGAGAGGAGATGACGACGTGTTCGACGCGGACGCCTACCTCCGGCGCATCGGTTGCGCCGGGCAGACGCGCGTGGACATCGAGACGCTGCGCACCCTGCACAAGCGGCATCTCATGGCGATCCCGTACAACATCGCCGCCCAGGACTTCACCGACGGCATCAACCTCGTCGACCTCGACGAGGACGCCGTGTTCGAGACGGCCGTCGTCGAGGGACGGGGCGGCACCTGCTTCCAGCTGAACCGGCTGTTCTTCCGGCTGCTCGGCACCCTTGGCTACGAGGTCTCCCTGATGGCGGCCAGTACCGCCGAGGGCAGGGAGAACTTCGGCACCGAGATCGAGCACATGTTCGTCCGGGTGGCGCTGGACGGCGCCGAGTGGCTGGTCGACGTGGGCTACCCGGGGCCGTCCTACCTCGAACCGCTGCTCGTCACCGACGCGGTGCAGACCCAGTACGGCTGCCAGTACCGGCTGGTGGACCGGGGCGACGGTGAGACGGCGCTGCAGCGCCGGGGGCGGGTGACCCGCTGGAGCGTCGTCTACACCTTCAAGCTGCTGCCCCGGCGGTGGAGCGACTGGAAGGCACTGGAGGACCGCGCCCGGGAGAACCCGGCGCCGCCCCCCGAGGGGGACATGCAGGGCGTCCTCTACGGCCGGGCGTTCGAGGACGGCCAGGCCGTCCTGAAGGGCCGCCGGCACCTGACGGTCCGGGACGGACGGGAGCGGGTGCGCACCGTCGTCGACGACGACGAGCACCGCGTGCTCGTCGACACGATCGTGTCCGGGGACCTCCCCTGA